The Heliangelus exortis chromosome 25, bHelExo1.hap1, whole genome shotgun sequence genomic interval TAAACCCCTCTGTGCTGGATCTTCCAGCTCCTTAGGCGTTTCCAAGGGATTTGACCTTTGAGTCTCCCTAGAATTATTCTGGCaaggcttaatttttttaaggtatcTTGCAGCTTTATCTGCTAGACTATGTTCCCCCAGTAGATGTTCCTGTGGTGGAAGTTGTCCAACTCTGTCCACTCCTCCCTGGCTGCCTAAAAAAAACACcggatgagctttaaggtcccttcccacccaaaccattccatgatcaTTCTGTGATATTTCTTAGCAGAAGCCTGATGAAGGTTAAGTACCTTCCAAATTCTGCTTTCCTAAGCCAAACCCAAGTGTGCATTTTGGGTGCTGCCTTTCTGCTCAAAGAGCAGTTCACAAACCTGTCATCCCactgaaggagagagaagaatgaggggAGTTGGCCCTTCCTGGGCTCAAACAAGTTCCCAGCTCTCTGAGAAAAGCCCCGTGGCAGTGGGCGAGCATGGGCAGGAGCCTGGCAGGAGCTTGGATTTTTCTGGGGTTCAGGAAACAGAGCTCAGCACATTGCCTGCAGTCCTGGCCAAAGGGGGTGTGAGGCTGATGGAGGGGGGAGATGTGACTCAGTTGCCTTCTTGGTGACAAAGGTGAGTGGAAAAACcaccccagggaggtggttgaagcctcatccctggagatgttgaAGGTGAGGAGGCTCTGAtcaccctgatctgggtgagggtgttCCTGCTGgttgcagggggttggactgggtgaccttcagaggtcccttccaacccaaatcattctctgattctatgaaatctggAGGTCTTGGCACAGCTTTCAGGTGGATGGGAGGGGGGGTGATTCTTGGCTGGCTAGGGATCTGTGATAATGCATGAACCAAACCCTGCTtgtctgggggggggggcagagtTGATGACACAGGTGTAGGGTTCTTGTGCCATTAACCTCTGAGCAATGCTGATGAAGacagggctgtggctgctggggagagCACTGCTGGCACCTGGGCACCTGACAGGCTCAGCTCTTGCCTCTGGTCCCTTCCCCACGGATCTGGAAGCCTCctttgcagaagcagaaggCCATCTCCTTAACAGGGAAAAAGAGCTCAGAGGTGTTGCTGGAAAAGATGTTTACTCCTTACTGATGTGACAGCTTCCAAGGGAATCTCTGTAGCTGGAATTATTGGGGTCTCCATGGGCTGGGCCATGGGGGAGCTGGATATGTTGGGTGTTGTTAACTTTTCTCTTGCTGAATCTGCTGGATTATTGAGGGTAGCTTTTGATGCTTAATTCTTTCTTCCTGGTTTGTTTGGCATATCCTTGCCCTTTAAAAGCAAGTCACTGGATTTATTGTCTTGTGCTTTGATGCAAAAGACCTTGACTGCTTTGAATTGCCCCAAGAGATCTCAGCCCTGGCatggcttctgcagcagcagtacTCCTCATGCTAGCTTCTTATCagcttccctccccagcttAACTGAACCCTACCCCCCACATGCAGCAAGGTCATATGGGGAGGggtttaaaaaacccaaacaactcaCAAACTACACAAAAATCAACCCCAGGGTAGACCCAAGGCgttgctggtttatttttcattactggTTTATTTTTCGTTGCGTGTTCGAGGTCTGCGCTCCGCAGAGCTGCTGAATAAATGCTGTGCTGACTTTCTTCTTCTGCAGTTTATAAAAGATTCATGGGGAGTGAGCAGCCTAAAAAAAGCCCATCTTGTGTTTGTCTCTTCTGGTTTAGTTACCTAAATGACTTGGATAGAATATCCCAGCCGACCTATATTCCGACTCAGCAGGATGTCCTGCGGACCAGAGTGAAAACGACGGGCATCGTGGAGACTCACTTCACCTTCAAGGACCTCTACTTCAAGTAAGTGAAGGGCAGCACTGGTCCCTGGGGACTCTGGTGGCTTCTTCAGCACCTGGTGGGGGTGGTAGGTCCCCACACCCAGGCTGCAGAACTTCTTGCCCTCTTTTAactgttctcctcctcctcctcctcgccgcTCTCCTGACATCGCTGCCTGGCGAGGTCAGTTTGACTTTTATTTGccttcttctgttcttttcagctgcttttatgTTGGAATCGCAGACACAGGTACTGACTGCTTGTTGCAggatcaaaaaaaccaaaccaaaccaaaatactaAAAGGACACTGACTCCTGGAGTTTGAGCTTGAATTTAACCTTTTCCTTTGGAGCAGGAGACATGAGCTGTCCCTGCAGACCCCCTCAGCTCCGGGCTGCATGGTGTTCCCCCTGGAGATGATTGTGCTGCCCAGCAGAGTTGGGGTGTGCAGAAAGCCTTGGGGGCCCTGGCTGCCTTTGCCTGCCACCACAGAGGATGGGACTTTCCTGTCCTCTCTGCCTCTTAAATGCAATACCTGCAGGTTTGGGCAGGGAGCCTGCTCGTGGCAGTGTCCCTTTACGTATCACTAACCACCTCCTGCTAACCgcccctccctgctcctgggctgctccttAGAAAATCCTCGCTTCACACCCTGAGTTTGCCCTCCTGACAGCCAGCCTGGAGCCCCTCAGGGTGGCCATCCCTGTCCCCTGACATGGGTGTAGGAAAACACAGCACCTGTAGCTGGGGCCAGTTCCCTTTGTGTTTTCACCTCACTGTTGCTCAGAGCCTTTAAGCATTTGTTTGCTTCTCTTTAGTTTGTGTTTGAAAGAGCTCTAGCAAACATCCAAGTGTTGCTTATAGAATCAGATTTGtttgcatgcttttttttgtgaggGGGGGTGAGAACAGTAGCATTTTGGCTTCTCAACCATCTTAACTTCTGAGCCATTTGAACCAAAAGGCATCACTGAGCTGCTGACGTGGCTCCTGGTTCGCCCAGGGAGAGCTCATCTTCCGTTGTGATAGATGAGGATTAGcatttccagctgcagcctctgctgctctttgaaAAATCCTCCTGTCTGACTAATGTGGAAGAGttgagctgtggggctggggggcgAGCAGACATATTCTGTTTAATCACCATAACCCTTCTTTTCAAGCGAAATGGCTGAGCGCCCcactgcagagaaaggaaattgcTCTGCCCCAAGCCTGCCTGGAGTCATTGATCATGTGCAGAGCCTGAGACACACGAGGTGTCTCGTCTCGGAGGGATTTGCTCCACAAAGGAAAGCATTAATACATCTTAAACCCTAAAGCTGCCACCTTGCCCACGACAGCAGCCTTGATGTTAATCTCAGACACTCGCAGCGGGCAGGGGGAGCGTTAGTGCCTCTGTGACTCGAATGTGGATGAGCTCAGTGCAGCTGAGTTCTCAGGGATGCTGTTCTTCCCAGGTGTCAAGCAGCAGAGAGCAATGCTACCAGATTAAATAAATACCCTCGAAATAAATACCCTGTGTCCTCATGGAGGTTTTCATCTTTCCTCCCGTGGTCCATGGGGATGGTTAAAAAGAGGAGGGAGCAAGCTGAGCGGCTCCTGGCCATGCTGTTTGCAttccacaccccccccccccaaggcagtttctgtcttttctgcCTGTTTGCTTGGATAAGAAATCAATGTTGATGATTTTCTGAGCTCTTAGATATCGATGTGGCATGCTTTAATGAAGTCACATCCCATCAGGATATCGTGGGCAATCCTGCCTCTCATCCAGATAGTTTGGTGAGCAGCAAGGTGTTGCAGCTACCCAGGGCACTTGCATCCTCTTTTATAGACAGAGATCCAGttagcagctctgcagcctttcAACTCTAGCAGCTCACAGActatgattattattattattattattttagtacACAAAACTGTTTCTTAACCCCATGAATGTTTTATGGGGTCCCAGGACAGTGTGCAGGTGGGATGATCCAGATAATCCTTTGCCTGACATGGTGTCAATTAACTGGAAGAGCTCTGCCTGTGAGTAGGTGTTTGGAGTCCAGTCAAGCAAATGGATTGTTGCTAAGGTGATGAGaaacagcaaaccaaaccaGTGTGCCCTGGTGattcagcagagctctggatAGTGCTGTAGGGAACGGGTAGTTCTTCCTGCTGAAATGGCtctaaagaaaagaattctgGATTTAAAATCCACTCTCCTGGGCAAAAGAGGGCTTCAAGCTGTTGGACTTGTACCTCTTGCCCCCTAAGCCCTGCTTGTCTGCAAGTCCTTAGTTCCATCTGCTGGGAAATGGGGTggtggctggggcaggaggtATCTCCAcagctcctgagctgcttctcctgcctctcccaggaTGTTTGATGTTGGTGGCCAGAGGTCAGAGCGCAAGAAGTGGATCCACTGCTTTGAAGGGGTGACTGCCATCATTTTCTGCGTGGCCCTCAGTGATTACGACCTGGTGTTGGCTGAGGATGAGGAGATGGTATGTTACAGAGcagctgcctgtgcctggcactgTTAGAGGGGAGGTGGAACCCCAGGGTGGGCATGGCCCTGGCTTTGCTCCTTCTGTTCCAGTCGTTCAGGGCTGTGGAGATGAAGCTCTTCCTCACAGCAGTATTTTACCCCAGAAGCTGATGAGCAGAATGGTTAAATGAGGTTTGTTTCCAGGCCCTGGTTAGAGGGAGATGCCATGTGCTGTCCCTCCAGCCTGTTCCCTGAGGAGGGATATTGATCTTcattattaattgaaataattttgggaCAAAAAACCCTCCCTGGAGGAACAAACACATCCAGGGTGAGTTAGAGGCTGGGCAGGTGACGTGACCCTGCTCAGGGTTGTGCTTATGCCCTTCCCAGTGAAGTGCCAGTGAGGATATTTGGGTGACACTCAACATTGTCTGTCCCTCCACTAATAACTCTGCCATCAGTCATcacccttctcctttcctttcccagaaCCGGATGCACGAGAGTATGAAACTGTTTGACAGCATCTGTAACAACAAATGGTTCACAGACACCTCCATCATCCTCTTCCTGAACAAGAAAGACCTGTTTGAGGAGAAGATCAAGAAAAGCCCCCTAACCATCTGCTACCCAGAGTACACAGGTAAGGGTGGGCTCCTGAAACTGCCTTTGATTTCTCAGAGATTCTGATTCGCAGAGACAGGGATGAGTCAGTTAAACCCCATGCTGTCCAGGGTACCTTTAGAGCTCAtctttttcccccatttccttAGCTCTGTCCCTTGGGCAGCATCTTGGGGCTGTCCAGTTAGCTGATAGCTCATGTTCTTAGCAGAGATGTGGTCATGCATGTTTTATGGCCTGGAATACCTTGAAAATTAAGGTCACACTGCATTTTTCACATGATGAGGACAATACTTTCATTTAACTTTAATTTTAGAGGCTGGGAAACTTACCCAGGTCCTGGGTGTGGTGTTTGTCCACCCTGATGTGCCTGTGTTtcagcccttccctgccctgaCCTCCAGGGAGCTGATGCTTTAcctcctcactgctgcaggCATTTAggggttggttggggttttgcTGAAGGTCCTTCAAGCCTGTTTATTCTTGTTATTTGTCACTTTTCTGCTCTTAACTCCCATTTTTCCAGCAGGAAGCATTCAGGTAGCCATCATACAGCAATTCCTCCTCTGGGCTGGAGTAGGAAGGCGTAGGAGTGACTTGTCCAAGGTCactgcccaggagctgggaataGACTTCAACTTTCCCAGAAGGGGTTAATGGTGGATTTGGATTTGTAGCAGGATAAGGCAGATGGTTGCAAGCAGCTTAATGTTGGACTTAAAAGATCTCTCTCTGCTGTGAACTGCTGGCCAAAGTAAAAAGgatcttccctttttttccaggctccAACACATACGAGGAAGCAGCTGCCTACATCCAGTGTCAGTTTGAAGATCTGAACCggagaaaagacaccaaggagATCTACACCCACTTCACCTGTGCCACCGACACCAAGAACGTGCAGTTTGTCTTTGATGCTGTCACAGATGTCATCATTAAAAACAACCTGAAGGAATGTGGGCTCtactgaggaggaaggagcctGGGGAGAAGGTAAAACCCAGGGGGGGCTTCTCCTGGGGATGGGGGGTTAAGCATCAGCCTGCCTTCACTTTGCACCTCTCTAaccctccctcttttctttccagtttttccaGTGTGGTGTTTCCAGACCCAGACTCTTTTTGCTGCCTTGTGGGGAGAGCTGCAAGCATgaccaggagcagggaaggcCCCCAGCATGCAGCATCCTTCCCTTCTTTAGCACAATCTTCTGTATTAGGGATCTTTTTAATTGATATTGGGATGGTGACCTCTAGGTCAAGCTGGA includes:
- the GNAI3 gene encoding guanine nucleotide-binding protein G(i) subunit alpha-3 isoform X1, which produces MLWLLSWKRGAGESGKSTIVKQMKIIHEDGYSEEECKQYKVVVYSNTIQSIIAIIRAMGRLKIDFGEVARADDARQLFVLAGSAEEGVMTAELAGVIKRLWRDGGVQACFSRSREYQLNDSASYYLNDLDRISQPTYIPTQQDVLRTRVKTTGIVETHFTFKDLYFKMFDVGGQRSERKKWIHCFEGVTAIIFCVALSDYDLVLAEDEEMNRMHESMKLFDSICNNKWFTDTSIILFLNKKDLFEEKIKKSPLTICYPEYTGSNTYEEAAAYIQCQFEDLNRRKDTKEIYTHFTCATDTKNVQFVFDAVTDVIIKNNLKECGLY
- the GNAI3 gene encoding guanine nucleotide-binding protein G(i) subunit alpha-3 isoform X2, whose translation is MVKLRLESAGESGKSTIVKQMKIIHEDGYSEEECKQYKVVVYSNTIQSIIAIIRAMGRLKIDFGEVARADDARQLFVLAGSAEEGVMTAELAGVIKRLWRDGGVQACFSRSREYQLNDSASYYLNDLDRISQPTYIPTQQDVLRTRVKTTGIVETHFTFKDLYFKMFDVGGQRSERKKWIHCFEGVTAIIFCVALSDYDLVLAEDEEMNRMHESMKLFDSICNNKWFTDTSIILFLNKKDLFEEKIKKSPLTICYPEYTGSNTYEEAAAYIQCQFEDLNRRKDTKEIYTHFTCATDTKNVQFVFDAVTDVIIKNNLKECGLY